The following proteins are encoded in a genomic region of Oncorhynchus keta strain PuntledgeMale-10-30-2019 chromosome 8, Oket_V2, whole genome shotgun sequence:
- the LOC118387115 gene encoding prostaglandin E2 receptor EP2 subtype-like, producing the protein MDYKAKLTCGDRDNVSSGNLYMSAAMFSAGVLGNVIALVLLEMRRRRQSPSLFQVLVTALVITDLLGTFSVSPLVLASYTQNRTLMGMGENGAVCNYFGFSMTFFSLATLAILCAMALERYLSFGHPYFYERHLRKRCGYITITLIYLICILFCLAPFVGFGKYVQYCPGTWCFFDMVPLETKPKVYVGVYASLTLIMISTTVICNLSVVYHLIMMYRRCKARVLTRRIRFYQRSLSMTEEVEHLLLLVFITVTFVICSFPLVLRVFINFMGRSNESYGTDLAALRLLSFNSIIDPWLFIILSPSVLRFLWRKLTLCKPQRPPEAPTFPREKAFPVGPKLSLPNPPMELQNEEVQRVDKT; encoded by the exons ATGGATTACAAAGCTAAATTAACCTGCGGTGACAGAGACAATGTCTCGTCCGGAAATCTATACATGTCTGCGGCAATGTTCTCGGCGGGAGTTCTCGGAAATGTAATCGCCTTGGTCCTTTTGGAGATGCGGCGCCGGAGGCAAAGTCCATCCCTTTTCCAGGTGCTGGTGACCGCGCTGGTGATTACGGACCTACTGGGTACCTTCTCCGTCAGTCCTCTCGTACTAGCCTCCTATACACAAAACAGGACCTTGATGGGTATGGGTGAAAACGGAGCAGTATGCAACTATTTTGGGTTCAGCATGACTTTTTTCAGCCTCGCCACTTTGGCCATTCTGTGTGCCATGGCTTTGGAGCGCTACCTCTCCTTTGGACACCCGTATTTTTACGAACGGCACTTGAGAAAACGCTGCGGATACATCACCATTACACTCATCTACCTGATCTGCATCCTTTTCTGCCTAGCACCTTTCGTGGGCTTTGGAAAATACGTTCAATATTGCCCGGGGACTTGGTGCTTCTTTGACATGGTCCCATTAGAAACCAAACCAAAAGTATACGTCGGTGTGTATGCGTCATTGACTCTCATCATGATTTCTACCACAGTGATCTGTAACTTATCTGTCGTCTACCACTTAATTATGATGTATAGGAGGTGCAAAGCGCGTGTTTTAACGCGACGGATACGGTTCTACCAAAGATCCCTCTCTATGACGGAGGAAGTGGAGCATCTTCTGCTTTTGGTGTTCATAACGGTGACCTTTGTCATCTGTTCGTTTCCTTTAGTG CTCCGTGTGTTCATCAACTTCATGGGCAGGTCAAATGAGAGCTATGGCACTGATCTCGCTGCTCTCCGCCTGCTGTCCTTCAACTCCATCATCGACCCCTGGCTCTTCATCATCCTCAGCCCCTCGGTGCTGCGCTTCCTCTGGAGGAAGCTGACACTGTGTAAGCCCCAGAGGCCCCCTGAGGCCCCCACATTCCCACGGGAAAAGGCTTTCCCCGTTGGGCCAAAACTCTCACTGCCAAACCCACCCATGGAGCTCCAGAATGAGGAAGTGCAGAGAGTGGACAAGACATAA